One Setaria italica strain Yugu1 chromosome I, Setaria_italica_v2.0, whole genome shotgun sequence DNA window includes the following coding sequences:
- the LOC101773156 gene encoding leucine-rich repeat receptor protein kinase MSP1, with translation MSWALLLHRVELKKRLAKVYEVKDPNTIFVFKFHTYFGGGKSTGFSLIYDNLEAAKSTASSGFFLAIDHPSSEVLIAEAESFALLLRSGKKITVPFVIDHPTTIGVLIVLKLNLLHCCYTQVGQSRFHKRHAASRRLSPLDGPPSPPSLRDRLVSPHHCLPAFIFMCPPGGVKVKLGVEMERKRGLSSATSRAGAPGPDSFSLFIIFVCFIASSAFAGSSDIENLYDLRDAVAKSKDSLSDWFGTETCPCNWRGITCEGDTVVAINLSSVRLHIPFPLCITAFRSLGMLNLSGCDLSGQIPEALGNLQQLQYLDLSSNQLAGPIPFSLYDLKTLKEIVLDRNSVSGQLSPAIGQLQNLTKLSISRNNISGELPPELGSLKNLEVLDLQLNRFNGSIPEAFGNLTRLFYLDASRNKLTGSIFPGISALLNLLTIDFSSNSLVGPIPNEITHLKMLERLALGFNHFTGGIPKEIGNMKHLKELSLTECSLSGTIPWSIGGLGSLVELDISGNDFNSELPASVGDLGNMTILNARKAKLVGRIPKQLGNCKKLTLLRLSFNSFTGSIPEELAGLKNIAHFEVEDNQLSGTISDWIKKWANVVSVNLGNNKFYGLVPPTICQAKLLQSLDLHCNDLTGSIKETFEGCKNLVHLDLQGNHFHGGIPEYLAKLPLTILDLSYNNFTGELPGKLFESSTFLELSLDNNNLTGHIPESIGKLHSLQRLRMGSNHLEGPIPLAVGALENLTEISLDGNRLSGSIPQELFNCRNLVKLNLSSNSLMGPIPRSISQLTSVTGLVLSHNQLSGSIPAEICGGFTNPTHPESEYVQHHGFLDLSYNLLSGRIPPAIKNCVILEELLLQGNLLNGSIPAEVAELKNITKIDLSFNALVGPMLPWSAPLLKLQGLFLSNNHLSGNIPAEIGRILPNIAVLNLSGNAFMATLPQSLLCSKTLNRLDVSNNNLSGKIPLSCTGYGEWSSSLIFFNASSNHLSGSLDESISKFRQLSYLDIHNNSLTGSLPSALFNLSFWGYLDLSKNDFSGAIPCGICNISNNGFVNISGNNFGMHSLSDCPASGICAADSINRRGSHTPHVILTVVAICVAVTVVIVVLLVFFLRWKLLRNNRSLPLVPTTASQSSATTEPSSMEPPSINLATFEHALLRFTLEDILKATNNFSNVHIIGQGGFGTVYKAALPEGRRVAIKRLYGSHQFLGDRQFLAEMETIGKVKHRNLVPLLGYCARGDERFLIYEHMSHGSLETWLRDRANAPKAIGWPDRLRICIGSAHGLMFLHHGFVPRIIHRDMKSSNILLDENMEPRISDFGLARIISAYDTHVSTNVAGTLGYIPPEYAMTMKCTAKGDVFSFGVVMLEVLTGRPPTGQEVEEGGGNIIDWVRWMIAQGREGELFDPSLPVSGLWREQMVRVLAIALDCTADEPRNRPTMPDVVKGLKIAELMESEPHDLPGRVAQP, from the exons GTTCTTTCTTGCAATAGACCATCCTTCTAGTGAAGTTTTGATTGCTGAAGCTGAATCTTTTGCATTGCTGTTACGCTCAGGGAAGAAAATTACG GTTCCTTTTGTGATAGACCATCCTACTACTATTGGAGTTCTGATTGTGCTGAAGCTGAATCTTTTACATTGCTGTTACACTCAGGTGGGGCAGTCACGGTTCCATAAG CGCCATGCTGCCAGTCGCCGCCTCAGCCCCCTTGATGGCCCCCCCAGCCCGCCGTCCTTGCGCGACCGCCTCGTCTCGCCGCATCACTGCCTCCCCGCCTTCATCTTCATGTGTCCTCCCGGTGGTGTCAAGGTGAAGTTGGGGGTGGAGATGGAGCGGAAGCGCGGGCTTTCGTCTGCGACGTCGCGGGCTGGGGCGCCAG GTCCG GATAGCTTCAGCTTATTCATTATATTTGTCTGCTTCATTGCTAGCTCTGCTTTCGCTGGATCTTCTGATATTGAGAATCTATACGATCTGAGGGATGCAGTTGCTAAATCAAAAGACTCCCTTTCGGACTGGTTTGGTACAGAAACATGTCCATGCAACTGGAGGGGTATAACTTGTGAGGGAGATACTGTtgtggccataaacttgtcatCTGTGCGACTGCATATCCCTTTTCCGTTATGCATCACGGCATTCCGGTCACTTGGTATGCTCAACTTAAGTGGGTGTGATTTATCTGGTCAGATTCCAGAAGCATTGGGAAATTTGCAGCAACTCCAGTACCTGGACCTGAGCAGTAACCAGCTTGCTGGGCCCATACCTTTCTCATTATATGATTTGAAGACGCTGAAAGAAATAGTGCTTGACAGAAACAGCGTGTCTGGACAACTGAGCCCTGCCATTGGCCAGCTTCAGAACCTCACTAAGTTATCGATATCGAGGAACAACATCTCTGGAGAACTTCCTCCAGAGCTGGGCAGTCTGAAGAACCTAGAGGTCCTCGACCTTCAGCTGAACAGATTCAATGGATCGATACCGGAAGCTTTTGGAAACCTAACTCGGCTCTTCTACCTTGATGCAAGCCGAAATAAGCTCACTGGTTCAATATTTCCTGGAATAAGCGCATTGCTGAACCTGCTGACAATTGATTTCTCTTCAAATAGTTTGGTGGGGCCAATCCCTAATGAGATTACTCATCTGAAAATGCTGGAGCGTTTAGCTTTGGGGTTCAACCATTTCACTGGAGGGATTCCAAAAGAGATCGGTAACATGAAGCACCTAAAAGAACTCTCTCTCACTGAATGCAGCTTATCAGGCACCATCCCTTGGTCAATTGGTGGTCTTGGAAGCTTAGTGGAACTTGACATATCAGGCAATGACTTTAACTCAGAACTCCCAGCGTCTGTTGGTGATTTGGGCAATATGACTATCCTGAATGCAAGGAAGGCAAAGCTCGTAGGGCGTATACCAAAACAGCTTGGCAACTGCAAGAAGCTTACTCTTCTACGTCTGTCTTTTAATTCCTTCACTGGCAGTATACCTGAAGAACTTGCAGGTTTAAAAAATATTGCCCATTTTGAAGTGGAAGACAACCAACTGTCAGGTACTATTAGTGATTGGATTAAAAAATGGGCAAATGTTGTTTCTGTAAACCTTGGAAATAACAAGTTCTATGGTTTGGTACCACCTACCATATGTCAAGCCAAGTTGCTGCAGTCACTCGACCTGCATTGTAACGATCTGACTGGGAGTATCAAGGAGACATTCGAGGGCTGCAAAAACCTGGTTCATCTGGATTTGCAAGGTAACCATTTCCATGGTGGGATACCTGAATACTTGGCTAAGCTACCGCTCACGATACTGGATTTGTCCTACAACAATTTCACAGGAGAGCTACCTGGCAAGTTGTTTGAGTCATCAACCTTTTTGGAACTCAGTCTCGACAACAATAACCTTACTGGCCATATACCTGAGAGCATTGGCAAGCTCCACAGCTTGCAGAGGTTGCGGATGGGCAGTAACCACTTGGAAGGACCTATCCCACTGGCAGTCGGCGCTCTAGAGAATTTGACAGAAATATCTCTTGATGGGAATAGACTATCTGGGAGCATCCCGCAAGAGCTCTTCAACTGCAGAAACCTAGTCAAGCTAAACCTGAGCTCTAATAGTCTGATGGGACCCATCCCGAGGTCCATATCTCAGTTGACTTCAGTCACTGGCTTGGTTTTGTCTCACAACCAGCTCTCTGGTTCCATTCCTGCTGAGATATGTGGGGGTTTCACGAACCCAACTCATCCTGAATCAGAGTATGTTCAACATCACGGCTTTCTTGATCTGTCATATAACCTGTTGAGTGGTCGTATCCCCCCCGCGATCAAGAATTGTGTTATTCTGGAGGAGCTACTCCTGCAAGGTAACTTGCTGAATGGATCTATTCCTGCAGAGGTTGCTGAGCTGAAGAATATTACGAAGATTGATCTCTCTTTTAATGCATTAGTTGGGCCTATGCTTCCTTGGTCTGCGCCATTGCTCAAGCTGCAAGGCCTTTTTCTCTCTAATAACCACCTAAGTGGCAATATTCCTGCTGAGATAGGCCGCATTCTTCCCAACATTGCAGTTCTAAACTTGTCCGGTAATGCATTTATGGCTACTCTGCCCCAATCTCTACTATGCAGCAAGACTCTGAACCGTCTAGATGTCAGTAACAATAACCTCTCTGGTAAAATCCCGCTATCTTGTACTGGCTATGGAGAATGGTCGAGCTCACTGATCTTCTTCAATGCAAGCAGTAACCATTTGTCAGGGAGCCTAGATGAGTCTATCTCAAAGTTCAGACAACTGTCTTATCTTGATATCCACAACAATAGCCTCACCGGAAGCTTGCCATCAGCATTGTTCAATCTTAGTTTTTGGGGCTATCTTGATCTCTCAAAGAATGATTTCAGTGGTGCCATTCCTTGTGGTATATGCAATATATCAAACAACGGATTTGTCAATATCTCTGGCAACAATTTTGGCATGCATAGCTTATCAGATTGTCCTGCATCAGGCATTTGTGCTGCAGATAGTATCAATCGTAGGGGCAGCCATACCCCTCATGTAATTCTAACAGTAGTGGCCATTTGTGTTGCTGTCACCGTCGTCATTGTGGTTCTTCTGGTATTTTTTCTGAGATGGAAGCTGTTGAGGAACAACAGGTCACTGCCTCTTGTCCCTACCACTGCCAGTCAATCCAGTGCTACAACTGAGCCAAGCTCAATGGAACCTCCGAGCATCAATCTCGCTACATTTGAGCATGCACTGCTGAGGTTCACCCTAGAGGATATCCTGAAAGCTACCAATAATTTCAGTAATGTGCACATCATAGGCCAAGGTGGCTTTGGGACTGTCTACAAGGCAGCGCTGCCTGAAGGCCGGAGAGTCGCGATAAAGAGGCTTTACGGTAGCCACCAGTTCCTCGGTGACCGCCAATTCCTTGCCGAGATGGAGACCATCGGAAAGGTGAAGCATCGTAACCTTGTTCCCTTACTTGGCTACTGCGCTCGTGGTGATGAGCGTTTCCTCATCTATGAACACATGAGTCACGGGAGCCTTGAAACGTGGCTGAGGGACCGAGCAAATGCTCCTAAAGCAATTGGATGGCCTGACCGTCTCAGGATCTGCATCGGTTCTGCCCACGGGCTCATGTTCCTCCACCATGGCTTCGTGCCCCGTATCATCCATCGGGACATGAAGTCGAGCAACATCCTGCTGGACGAGAACATGGAGCCCAGGATCTCAGACTTTGGCCTCGCAAGGATAATCAGCGCGTATGATACTCATGTCAGCACCAACGTTGCCGGCACGCTTGGCTACATTCCCCCAGAGTACGCGATGACCATGAAATGCACGGCCAAGGGGGATGTCTTCAGCTTCGGCGTCGTCATGCTGGAGGTGCTCACCGGGCGGCCACCTACAGGGCaagaggtggaagaaggggGTGGGAACATTATTGACTGGGTGCGGTGGATGATCGCGCAGGGTCGGGAGGGTGAGCTGTTTGATCCTTCCTTACCAGTCTCAGGTCTGTGGCGGGAACAGATGGTGCGTGTGCTTGCCATCGCTCTGGACTgcaccgccgacgagccacggaATAGGCCGACCATGCCGGATGTGGTGAAGGGCCTCAAGATTGCTGAGCTGATGGAAAGTGAACCTCACGACCTCCCTGGACGTGTGGCGCAGCCATGA